CAAGAGCGGGGCGGGGACTATCTCCTCGACATCGTGAAGGGATACCCCTGCGAGGTGAGGCTCCAGGGGAGAGGGCGAGAAACCCCAACCCCCTCTTTCACACCCAAGGTGGTCGTCTACGTGAGCTCTGATATCATGGGTGGAGGAGACACGGAGCTGGGAGGCATTCTCCTCAGGGCTTTTGTCAAAACATTGAAAGACGTCACTCCCAGGCCGCAGAAGTTGATCTTTGTAAATTCAGGAGTGAGACTCACCACGGGGGACTCTGACCTGATCGAGTCGATCAGGGAACTGGAATCCATGGGGGTGGAGGTTCTCTCCTGCGGCACCTGTCTGGATTATTTCCGCTTGAAGGACAGGCTCAGAGTGGGGCTGATCTCGAATATGTTCGACATTGCGACTTCCCTTCTCGAAGCGGACAGTGTGGTGAGGCCCTGAGACTTCTCTGCCGTGGGGGGTAGAATGATCTACTTTGACAACGCCTGCACCAGTTTTCCGAAACCCCGGGCCGTGGTGGAGGCAATGCGGGATTTCAGCCTCCATGTCGGGTCGAGCCCGGGCCGGTCCGGCCACAGGCTCGCCTTGGAGGGGAGCCGGCTGGTCTTTGAGGCACGGGAGAGACTCTCCCGACTCTTCAACATCCCACGGTCCGAGCGGCTGGTCTTTACGTCAAATGCCACGGAGGCCCTCAATCTGGCCATCATGGGTCTCCTCAAGCAAGGGGACCACGTGGTGGCCCCCTCCATGGAACACAACTCGGTGATGCGGCCCCTCCACTACCTGTCCAGAAGGGGGGTCATCGATCTCTCCCTCGTGCCCTGCTCCAAACAGGGTCATATCGATCTCGATGCTCTGAAGCGGTCGATCAGAAGGAACACCCGACTCATAGCGGTGAATCACGCCTCCAATGTTGTGGGTACCCTCGCCCCCTTGGAAGAAATCGGCAGGATATCAGGAGAAATCCCCTTTCTCGTTGATGCCGCCCAGTCGGCCGGAGCGGTTCCCATCGATGTCGAGTCATGGTCGATCGATCTGCTGGCCTTTACCGGGCACAAAAGCCTGTACGGACCCCAGGGCACGGGTGGGCTTTTCATTCACGAGGGAATCGACTTGAAGCCCATGAAACTCGGAGGAACCGGAAGCAGATCCGAATCGTGGGATCCTCCGGACTTCTTGCCGGATCGATACGAAGCGGGCACACCGAACACGATCGGGATCGTCGGGCTGGGCGAGGGGGTGCGGTTTGTTCAGGAACAGGGAGTCGAAAGAATCCGTCATCACGAAATCGAGCTTACCAAAACGCTTCTTGAGGGCCTTGGAGAGATAGAGGGGGTCACCGTATACGGCCCGGAGCGGCCGGAAGAACGGACCGCCACTGTTTCGATCAATCTGAAGGGCCTTGAGACCTCTGACGTAGGATACCGTCTCGACCGGGAGTTCGACATCATGACCCGCGTAGGGCTCCACTGCAACCCAGGAGCCCACAGGACCCTGGGGACCTTTCCCGGTGGGACCGTACGTCTGAGCATGGGCTATTTCAACACTCGGGAGGAGGTGGCAGAGGTGCTCGAAGCCCTCGGAAAGATAGCCACGGGCCGGTAGGGGGAAGGACCTCCGGCGCTGCTTCCGGGGAATGCTGATCGATGAGGGCTTCGGGACGGTGAGATGGCAGCAGGGGCAGATACTTTCCGAACCAGCGGGCTCTGCGCAGCAGTCCTCGAATCGATACACCACGTCATAAAGGGGGAGAAGGCCCTCAAGGCGGCCGGGCTCAGAATCGATGTAGTCCCCGTGCCCCGCCAGATCAGCTCGGAGTGCGGCATGGCCCTGGAGTTCTCCTGCCAGGACAGGGATCGGGTGGAACGACTCCTGGCAGACCAAGGTGTAACGGTGGTGGGAATCTACAGATTCGAAAGGGGCCGATTCTCGGCCCTGTGAGCCTTCTGCCTCTCTCTTCAGAGTCGGCCGGTTGGCTGGAACGGAGGAATACAGATGAAGGAAAGAGTGCATCTGACCCAGAAGACGCGTGCCTCGGGCTGAGCAGCCAAGATCGGTCCAGGGGCACTGGACCAGGCTCTCGAGGGCCTTCCCATTGTGAAGGATCCGAATCTCATTGCAGGGTTCGACCGGGGGGAGGACGCGGGTGTGTATAGGATCTCTGACGATCTGGCACTGATCCAGACAGTGGATTTCTTCACCCCCGTGGTCGACGATCCCTATACCTTCGGCCAGGTGGCTGCAACCAATGCAATGAGCGATGTCTACGCCATGGGGGGAAGACCGCTCACCTGTCTCAATGTGGTCGGCTTCCCGATCAAACACATGGAGATAGAGGTGCTCCGAAGGATCCTGGAGGGAGGATTCTCCAAGATCCAAGAAGCCGGAGCCGTGCTGGTGGGCGGGCACTCGGTGGACGATGAAGAGTTGAAATACGGTCTCTCGGTGACGGGCGTGATCCATCCTGACCGGGTCGTATCGAACGGCGGTGCACTCCCGGGGGACGTGCTCGTCCTGACAAAGCCTCTGGGTACCGGTGTCATTGCAACTGCTCTCAAAGGGGAGATGGCCTCAGAGGCTGCCGTGACCCTGATGACGGAAATCATGACGACTCTCAACAGGAGACCCTCGGAGCTCATGCAGGAATTCGGTGCAGACGGGTGCACCGATGTTACGGGATTCGGACTCCTCGGCCACGCCCTGGAGATGGCCCGGGCAAGCAGGGTGGGGATGGTCATCCACAGCGAAAGGGTCCCCCTCTTGGAGGAGGCCAAAGACTACGCCGCCATGGGGCTGGTGCCCGCCGGTACAAGGGCCAACCGGGATTTTGTCTCATGCGGTGTCGATATGGAGGCGAACCTCTCGCCCTTTCTCGTGGACCTCCTCTACGATCCCCAGACCTCTGGAGGCCTTCTTATTGCCATCCCACACGAGAAGGGGCAGGGCTTGGTCGAGGCTCTCCATCGGGAAGGCGTGAGCGCTGCTCGAGTCATCGGAGAGGTCGTGGAAAAACCCGAAGGGAGGATCATCGTCAGGCAATAGTCTGAGCACCGGTTTCCCACCGGCCCCAAGCATCTGGAGGGCGTCTCTTGCCTCAAGGACCAACGACCTGGAGCCCCGGTCTGACAGTTCCCGGGCCATCACCCCCTGTACAGAACCAGGGCCGGCTCCAGGCGGCAGGGATGATAGGACCACTTCAGGCGCCTCAATCCCGGGAGGCCCGAGTCATCCATGGCGTCGATGTATCGATAGCCCTCCAACTCCCTCGAAAACTCACGAAAAACATAGGCAGAAGCTCCTCGTAATGAGGGCTCCGTCACCTCCAGGGCCACGACAAAGGTCTCCTCGTTGAGAGGGAAACCGAAGGTATAGGCCACCACGTCCCCGAGCATACAGACAACCCTGCCTGTCAGGCCCATGGCCGGCCCATGAGCAAGCACCTGGAAGTGATAGGATCTGGAGTCTTCGAGCATCTTTCTGGCAACAGGGTCGGCGGTCTTCTCCATACGATCGGCCTGCCAGCGGTCAAAGAGGGCCTGGCAGGGAACCTCGTCTTCCTGTTCATACGGCCTGTAGTCGATTCCGGGATTTCTGGCAAAGGCGCGGCAGTCGGATCTCCTGGCACGGAAGGCCCGCCCTTGCAGCTCCACCAGGTCCTCTCTCCGGTACAGGTAATCCGGAAAACCCGGTCGGATGCGAAACTCCTCGAGGATCCCACCGGAAACATCCGAAAAACAGAGATTCTCGATCCTGGAAATCCAGGGTCGCTCGTTGTGCTGATCCATGAAGGCGAAACAGCGGGGCAGAACCCTTCGAAGATCTCCAGGTCCCAGGGGCGGCAGGGGCATGTAAACGGTCCCCCCGTCAAAGGCCCAAAGGCAGAAGAACTCTTCCAGCTCACACCAGAGGGGAGAGACCAGGTCCCTCGACATGAACTGGACGGCGAAGGAGTGACTTGCAAGCCTGGGCTTCCTCTGCCTCAGGTGAGCCTCCATGACCGCCCGGTCGGAGATGGTGAGAGGCCGGAGGGATTCGACCGGAACGGGAGGAACGGGCTCCTCTTCATCGGCGAACCGGCCTGGGAAGGCGTGACACGGCGATTCCCACGGGATCAACCGCCCCGCGGCGAGAAGAGCCTCCGTCAACTCCTCGAGACGCAGCAGGGGCAACACGTCTCTCTGGTGAGGGCCGATCAGACGGGGAGATCTCTTGAGAATTCCGATCAGCTCCGGACACATGGAGGCTTCGGCGATTGCGGTACCGGAAGCCACAAGGCTCTCCAGGATTTCGGGATCACCGGTGGCCGGACATTTCGTATCAACTCCCAGCCATACACCGGAGCCGCTCGGATCGAGCATCAAGGCATAGGGATAGAGCCGGCAGTCTAGAGGACGCCTCCGGTAGATCCGGCAGAAATGCGTCTCCCCTTCGAAAAAGGGGCACCTGAACCCGTCAGCCCAGGGCACCGGGACAACCTGCCCACCCGCCGATTGCGGTACGCCTCGAAATTCGACCCCACCCTCTCCGGTCTCCAGAGCCCCAAGGAGCTCCTCTTCGGTGAAAAAGGGGGCGAGGAAACTCTCCCTCTCTGGAAAGCGGCAGCACACATCGCAGGCCAGGCAGATACTCGCAGGTATGGGCTGGGGAATCTCGAATCCTTTCATTGAAAAATCCAGGCGGCAAAGGCCGGGGGCCCTCGAGTGGGGGCAAGGGATGGGGAGAGGGGCACACACGATCAAATCGCCGGGAGGGCTTCCGGCTCCGAACCTCTCAGGGCTCTTCCACCCTGGAGATCTCGAAGCGCACCGTTCCACCTCCCGTTATCTCGCAGGGATCGAGACACTGGACATAGCACTCCTCGGAACCCTCCCTGGAAAGGCCGAGGTCCCTCGATTTCACCCCTCTTGACAAAGCCACGTAGTAGGGGAGGAGCGAAGCGAGGGAATGCATGCATACACCACCTGTACTGCCCGGATCGAGGATATAACCCTCCCTGAGAACGATCCTGTCACCTGGTTCGTATACAGGGCACTTCCCTTTGATCTCAATTACTTTAATCACCAGCATCATCCCTGTCTCTTCTCCCGAGGCAAGGGCAGACTCCCCTGTTCCGTCCACCCCGGCCCCCGATTGTTCCACCAGCCCGGGTCGAAGGGGGATAAAGGGGATCGCCGACCCGCCAATCCCACCCCGCAAGCTCAGGAGGCGGGCAACCGGAGACAGGCTCCTCAGGCCCCGAACTTCTGCAGCCGTTGGGCAAACCCCATGAGGAGAGGCACGACTTCCCGGCCTTCCACCCTCGCAAGAGAGCCCCTGGGGAATTCACTCTCCACAAACCTCTCCGCCGGATCGCTCCGGAAACCTCGGGCCTTCGACCATATCAAGATGCCCGTAGGGTCGATGGTGTGATCGCCGAGGAGAGTCGAACTGGTGTGGTCAGACAACACGCAGAGGACCACATCATCTGGGAGGTTTTCAACGAGATGGCGGACCAACCCTTCGGAGGAATCCTCGAGGGCCTTGATCTTTGCCTTTGCATCCCTGTCATGGCTGACCTCATCGATCCCCTCAACGTGAATCAACACAAAATCATGATTGTCTGCGAGGAGGTCGAGAGCCTTTCTGGCCTTGCCCAGATAGTCCGTATCCACATATCCGGTTGCTCCCGGCACCTCTGGGACCGTCATCCCGGTGAGCCTGCCGACCCCCTTTATCAGCCCCGTTCCAGCCACACACCCTCCCCTCATCCCCCATCTCGACTGGAAACTCGGAAGGGAGGGCGTCTCTCCCGCTCCCCTGGGCATGATCCCGTTGACAGGGGGCAGACCCCTGGCAACCCTCGCCCGATTGAAGGGCAGATCCCTGAGAACCCGGTGGGCTTTGGTCACGAATTCATTCAGGATGTCGGCCATGTTTCTGGCCTCTGCCGTCGCCTTCAGGGGTTTTGCCGTAATGATCTTCGACTCCCCTTCCCCAAGGAGATCGAGGTTGTCCAGGGCGTCTGCGACGGCGTTGTAGTGCGGATCCATATCAGAAACGTCCGCAGAGATCTTGTATCCCCGAAACCGGACCACACACCTGTAATCCTGGGAATTGGAAAACCGAAATTCAACCTTGGGGTCCGAGAGCCGGATCCTATTCAGGGCCTTCTCCAGCCTGTCGAGTCCTTCCCGCGGATACCCCGCCGTCCGATTCACCAGTCTGAAGTCATCGGTTATTGTCACATAGTTGCACCGGAGCGAGACATCCCCGGGCCGGAGATCCAACCCGGCACCGGCCACCTCGAGAGGCCCCCTCCCGGTGTAGACCCGGTACGGATCATAACCCAGGATGGCCAGCATGGCCGTATCCGAGCCCACCAGGGTACCCGAGCCCAGAGCGGTGAAAGAGCCGCATACCCCCTCTTTGGCCAACCTGTGGAGAGTGGGAATCCCGGCCACCTCAAGGGGGGTCCGGTTACCCAGTTCGGGGAGAGGAACATCCGTCGCCCCGTCCAGAAGGACCACCAGAACCCTCTTCTTCTGCTTTGCCCCGCTTCCCACCAGACCGGCAGCGGCAAACCTGATGATCTCGATGCGGAGTTCTCCATACCTCGTCCTGATGAGGTTCATCACATCCCGGAAGCTTCTGTCGGCCGCCTCTAACTTGGCGGAGACCCGAATCAGGCCGTCCTCCTCCCGTTTCTCGCCATGGGAGATGCTCAGGATGTTACAGTCATTCTCTGAGATCGGTGTCAGCATCTCGATCAATGCGCCCGGTCGATCCGGAATCAAGACCTCGAGTTCGATGATCATTCCCTCACCTCATCCGGCCCGGTCTCAAAGAGCAGAAACCCTCGGTTCAGCCCGCCGCAATCGACTCCCCTTTCAAACCACTCAGAGCTACCCGGATCTGACGGCCTCTCTGATCATCGATACGATCTGTTCGCTGCTTGTCGAGCTGATCGTCTTGAGGAGCCTCTCCTTTTTGTAGAAATCTATAAGAGGGGCGGTCTTCTCGTTGTAAGTTTCAAGTCGCTTGGTGATGGCTTCTTCCGTTTCGTCGTCGCGCTGAACCACGGGCCAGCCGCATTTCCTGCATCTGCCATCCTCGGTGGGAGGCTTGCTCTTGATGTTATAGATCTCCTGGCAGTCGGGGTTGGAGCAAGTCCTCCTGGTAGTGAGCCGATCCAGGATGACCGCCTTCGGAACATCCAGGTTCACCACCAGATCCAGCTTGAGGTGGAGTTTTTCTAACAGTCTTTTCAGTGCCTCGGCCTGTGGTATTGTCCTCGGAAATCCGTCGAGGATGAATCCCTTCTCGCAGTCGGGTTCTCTGAGCCTCGACTCCATGATCTCCATGATGAGATCGTCAGGAACGAGTTCTCCCCGCTCCATATAGCCCTGAGCCCTCTTCCCCAGTTCGGTCCCGGACTTGACCGCGTTTCTCAGAATGTCTCCCGTGGAAATCTGGACAGACCCTTCCAGGTCCATGAGCGCCTTTGCCACCGTACCCTTTCCCGCACCAGGCGGTCCCAACAGGACTATTCTCATCGAACTCTCCCCTTTCCCTAACAAGCTCTTCTACACGTCACCAGGCTCATCCGTCTTCCAGAACCTATCATCGGCGATTCGGTCGACCACCCTCACCTTGTAGTGCTCTTCGATGGGAGCCAGAAACTCGGGATTCTTCTCGTAGACTGCCCGGACGGCCTCCCTGACCACGGCCACCCCTTTGGGCGTCATCTTCCCGAGGGGTCGACGACAGGGGCCGGCCGGAATGCCGAGGCCGTTCATGAGCGTGTTGATGGGCAGGGGGTTTCTGAACCGGCAACTCACGGTAAAGCCCTCGTATTGCTCTGTCGTCTTGACCGTGACGATTTTGAAGAGAGGATCCAAGCCCGCTCTCAGCTGCTCCGCCCTCTCCTTGTCCCCCTTCAGGAGGGATCTTGTGAGGTCCGAAACCGCTCCTGGAACGACATTGGAAACAACGGAGACTACCCCCGTACCGCCAATATCGGTGTTGGTCATCATCTCAAAGGTCTTGTCATCATCGCCTGACAGGATATCGAAGTCGCTGCCCAAGAGTCTCCTCGTCTTGACCATCCGTTCCATGTCACCCGTGGCCTCCTTTACCGCCCTCACGTTACTATAGTGACGGTTAAGAATCGCGAGATCCTCGACTTCCAGGTATGTACCTGTCCTGCCTGGAATAATGTAAGGAGTGACAAAGATCCCGGGGAACCTCTCGGCGATGGGAGCGTAATACTCCTTCCTGAGTTCCAGGGAGCTTGGACCGTTGTAGTAGCAATCCACCAGCAGCACCGCATCGACTCCCATCTCCACGGCGTGCTCCGTGGCGCGGAGAGCCTCCCTGGTGGAATTGCTGCCCGTCCCGGCCATGACAAAAACCTTCCCCCCTGCAAAGCGTATGGTCTCACCGATGACCCGTTCGTGTTCATCCCAGTCCAGGGTGGGCGACTCACCCGTGGTCCCGGTGGGTACGAGATTCACCCCATGGCTGGTCTGAAAAGCCACGTTCTTTTCGAGACCTCGATAGTCCACATCTCCGTTGGGCAGCATGGGAGTTACAATGGCCGTCCAACACCCCTCAAACCTCTCCAGTCTCATAAGGATCCTCCCTGTTGGTTTCTGCCGACAATTCCTCTCAGAATACCCAACCCCGGGTTCAGATGTCAATGGATAGGTCGGCGGAGCTCCACACGGGTCACCCGGGAGTCCCCCATTTTGGAGCAACCAGGCATTGGCATGTGCCTTGCATACAGTACCTCGTCGGCAAAGCCCCGGAACCACCCATTGACAGCGAGACATCATCGTTTGACAGCCAGGGGGTAGGACCCATGGAGCTCGCCGTTGAGGTCGAAAAAAGATCAGAGCCCAGCTTGGAGGAATCGGATCTCCGCGAAGACATAGAAAAAATACACAGACTGGTGGCGGAAATCGAGAAGGTCATCGTAGGCCAGAGCCAGGTGATCTCCCGGATCGTGGTGGCCCTTCTCGCAGACGGCCATGTGCTCCTGGAAGGAGTACCCGGGCTCGCCAAGACCCTGCTCGTCTCAGCCCTCGGCTCAGCCATGGGAGCCGTTTTCCGAAGAATCCAAATGGTTCCCGACATGCTCCCCAGCGACCTCATCGGGACCTATGTCTATGTGGGCAACCGCTTCAGGCTCCAGAAGGGCCCTCTTGTCGACTGCCATGTGGCCCTGGTGGATGAGATCAACAGGGCCCCCGCAAAGACCCAGGCGGCATTGCTCCAGGCCATGCAGGAGCGGCAGGTTACCGTCATGGGGAAGGACACCCTGGAGTTGCACGACCCCTTCATCGTCCTTGCCACCCAGAATCCGGTAGAACAGGACGGTACCTATCCACTGCCGGAGGCCCAACTGGACCGGTTTCTCTTCAAAGTCGTGGTTGGATATCCCAGTCCCCAGGCTGAGATGGACATCCTGACCAACATAAATCTGGATCAGAGAGACAAACTCAAGGCCATCGGTCAGGTCCTCGAACCAGGAGACATCTGCCGGCTCAGAGAGACCATCAAGGCCGAAGTCTCCGTCGGGTACTATGCCCACCAGTACATCGTCCAACTGGTCCGGGCTACCCGTTTTCCCGAGGAGTTCGGCCTGAAATCCTTTGAAAGAGTCATCAGGTTGGGTGCTTCCCCCCGGGCGACCATGGCCCTGAGAGATGCTGCCAGAGTTGAGGCCTTCCTCCAAAACCGGCGGCATGTGTATCCCGACGACATTCACGCCGTGGCGAGGGATGTTCTGAGGCATAGAATCTTCCTCGAGTTCTCGGCCCAAGCCGGAGGGCTGAACGTGGAAACTGTTCTCGAGGAAGTTCTGGAAGGGGTCCCTATCCCGTGAGAGAGATACTCTCGAAGATTGCCGAGGTCGACTACTATGTGCGGTGGTATTCCAGGCAGCACGACCGCGGGATCTGGGCCAGCCGTCAGTTGGGAGGGGCTGCTGAGTTCGAGACCATCACCGAATACGAGTTGGGGGACAACCCGAGATCGATAAACTGGTCGGCCACGGCAAGAACCGGGGGGCACCGGATTCTGAAAAACACCCGGCTGACAGAGGCCAATCTTGCCGTCTTTCTGGTGGTCGACTTGACCCCTTCCATGGATTTCGGAACCGTGCGGACAACAAAGCGGAGGCTCGCAGCAGAGATCTCGGCCGTCCTCGCCCACGCGGCCTGGCGGTGCGGTGACCGGGTCGGTTTCATCGGATACGGGTCTGGCGTGGAGGTCGAATGGCCTCTTCGGAATGCCAGGGACTATCGCCTTCTGATTCCGGAGAAGATACTCCAAGTCCGCTCCCATGGAAACGGAGAGAGCGGACTGGGCCGCGCCCTGGTCAGGCTTCCCCAAAAACGGTCTCTGGTTTTCATTGTTTCTGACTTTCAGGACGACCTTGAAGAACTCGAAATCGCACTCAAACCCGTTGCCATCACCCACGATGTGGTGCCTCTGGTCCTCTGGGACCCGAGGGAGAGAATCCTTCCCAGGAAGCGGTGCGTTACCGTTGTGAAGGATCTCGAGACAGGCACGACGAGGACCGTCTGGCTCGGAGGGATTCGGAAAAGAACGGCCTTTCAGAGAAAGGCCGAAGCCATGGTGGGCCGTTTGAAGGCCCTGTTTCACCGCCTCGGTATGGACGCTCTCTGGATCAGCCAGGAGACCGACTATGTGGGGGAACTCGGCAAATTCTTCTCTCTTCGCAGGAGAGCAGGCTAGATGAGGAACCTGGTGCTCGGCATATTCCTGTCTGCCTTTGTCACCCTTGGAGCCGTATCTCCGGCTGATCGGGTATTCCAGCCCGAGGAGGAGGACTCGCAAGATCAAGAGGGCTTCCCCCTCACCATAGGGTTCGAATGTCCGAGGAACTTCGGCTTCCACATCGGCGACGAGATCCCCCTAACGGTCACCCTCGAAGCCGAGAAAGGAACCGTCGTAGATCTGGTCAATCTCCCCAAGAAAAACGATAGACACGGACCTTTCGAAGTTCGGGATGTGTGCATCCGTAAGCGCCGGGACAAGGGGAAATCGATCTACACTATACTCTACTTGCTCCAGTCCTTCACCCCTGCCGTTGCCGTAGATCGATTGGTATTCCCTCCTCTCCAAATCTCCTATGCCACCCAAGAGGACTGGAACCCCGTAGAGTCGAGATACCGGTATCACGGCCTCTTTTCCCAGCCCTTTGATATCTTTGTTTCTCGAACTGCCACCTACTTCGGTCCGATGAAGGACGCCAAGGGGCCTGAAATAGACAGATGGGCCGTTCTCCAGTGGAAACTCTCCACCCTGACGGGGAGCATCCTCGTTCTGCTGGCCTCGATCACCTGGCCATGGGAGTTTATGAGAAGGCGGCGGAGAGTTACAGGGCTAGTCCCGGCCATGACGGCCAGAGACCGGGCCCTGATGGCCCTTCAAAAGGCCAGGGAGAACTGCTTCAACTACGAAGACCATCGAATGAGACTCATCTTCGAGATCAACCGAATTCTGAGAGATTTCTTGAAGGAGGCCTGCGGCCTGACCAGTGCTAACAGGCCCTCCGCACAGATCGTGAACCAGCTCAAGGACCGCCCCTGGTACGAGGAGTTGAAAGGCTTCGTGGTAAGAATCAACCAGGTCATCTACGAGGGTGACGCTCCGGTGGATGTGGAGTCCATAGTTAGACAGTTTACGGGGCTCCTGGGGCAGCTAGATCCGACAACATCTCCAGGGGTGAACCATGATAAGGCTGGCTAACCCCTATCTTCTACTCGTAGGGATTCTCTTTCTGCCTTTCTTCGTCAAGGGAAAGACCACCTTTCTCGGCTACTCCCGCCTCGGCTTGTTGGAGGCCAAGGGAGGATCCAGGCTCCTCGGCATCCTGCCCAAGCTCCTGTCGGCCTTCGCCATCGCCCTTCTGGTGATAGCCCTGTCCAGACCCCAATGGAGGACCCTCGTTAAACGTGAGAGGTTTCTCGCCCGGGACATCCTCCTGGTTATCGATCTCTCCTACAGTATGGAGAACAACCTGAAGGGGAGGAAAGGACCCCGGAAAATCGATGCTGCCAAGAAGGCCGCCCTCCGTTTCATCGCGAAGAGAAAAGGCGACAGGATCGGCCTCCTCGTCTTCGGGGACAAGACCTTTGGAAGCTGGCCTCTCACTCGAGATCTCGACATCATCGCAAGAAAGGTGGACAGACTCGGATCTA
The DNA window shown above is from Deltaproteobacteria bacterium and carries:
- a CDS encoding VWA domain-containing protein, with product MIRLANPYLLLVGILFLPFFVKGKTTFLGYSRLGLLEAKGGSRLLGILPKLLSAFAIALLVIALSRPQWRTLVKRERFLARDILLVIDLSYSMENNLKGRKGPRKIDAAKKAALRFIAKRKGDRIGLLVFGDKTFGSWPLTRDLDIIARKVDRLGSTFYGGTNLVDPFLKGMDHFREMGQSANRILVFLSDGEASIPTEKKEAIISEMEKMDIHLYLLGINLRKENSDLLEIVDRTGGRFIPTESHTELVAAFNEIDRLEPGMVEVEIQGQDRELYPGLVAVALGLMLLVILLRNTLFIELC
- a CDS encoding DUF58 domain-containing protein, producing the protein MREILSKIAEVDYYVRWYSRQHDRGIWASRQLGGAAEFETITEYELGDNPRSINWSATARTGGHRILKNTRLTEANLAVFLVVDLTPSMDFGTVRTTKRRLAAEISAVLAHAAWRCGDRVGFIGYGSGVEVEWPLRNARDYRLLIPEKILQVRSHGNGESGLGRALVRLPQKRSLVFIVSDFQDDLEELEIALKPVAITHDVVPLVLWDPRERILPRKRCVTVVKDLETGTTRTVWLGGIRKRTAFQRKAEAMVGRLKALFHRLGMDALWISQETDYVGELGKFFSLRRRAG